GCAggccttaatcatgtttataaaaacaaacaaggaaaatgAGAAATGGCTGcaaattaacttataaatgtagtaCCAACTCTTGGAATAAAAAACATCTCGAGTGCAGTAGTTTAATTGTATGTCTTAACAGGTTCTAATCACAAAATATAGTTATTGTTAGTGTCAAGAGTGTACCTTCAAAGAAAGACACTATGCTCAAGGCTAATGCCACTGTTATACACCTTGGTAGGATGGAAATGGTTAAATTTGGTTCTAGCCCAACAAGACGCCCTATGATTGCAGTTGAGTACAGAGAGAAAATAGTTGCAAAAATCACTGATGAGAAGATCTCAGCAGCATGTCTCTTGACAAGCTACTAGCCAAGAACACATGAGAAACTGTCAGCATAATAGTTCATATCTTAAGAAATTAAAAATGGGTTAGAGGCTGAAGACAATACCTTTCTTTGTTTAAACATAGAAAAGGCGAATGAAATTATAACAGATCCAAGAAAGCCCATAAGAATATCACCAGCTCCAGGATTTGATGACATTTTTGTAAGGTAATCAGCTGCAAAAATCAACAAAAAGCTTACAAACATAAAAACACAACATTAAAAGCAGGCTTCTGATTAGTAAAAGATGAAAAGAGAAAACTGCCTGGTGCAAATCCTTCTTGGTAAAGCTGTAGGGACAAGTATTTACAATTTTAGTTGGTTGTAACTCATTTGCTCTAAAGCCCAAAAATCAGAAAAAAGTCAAAACTTTGAGCAACACCAACAAGTTGATGAAAGTGGCAAAAGTATAGCGCAAAACCTTCACTTTTaccaataaaaataatataaatcaaGGATTTGTAGTCCCAAATCTACCAACTGTCAGATGACTACAACTAAGCCAACATAACTTGGATTGAAAGAAGAAAGCAATGAACCTAGGACAGCATCCAAGCTACTCTTTGAGAAATATCCATAAGTTACAGCTGCCAGATCAGCAGAGAGTGCACAACAGATAATTGGGTGGAATACCTTCTTCACATTAAATGGTAACCTGAGACAAAAGAATGGTAGCTCTATTAGCTGTTCATACTCCAAAATATCGCCATAAGAGAAGTTTGTTttagtttaaaatatatatatatacagaagtTTATTACCCAGAACCAACCATGTATCCCAAGACTGTTGCAGCTAGCAAGAACGGGAGGCATGTCCTTGCACTTGTACCAAGTGCTGTTGGATTAACATAAGCAAGAACAAATGTTGAAAGGAAAATAGAAGCCCAAGTCCAAAGCTCAACATTTGAAAATGGAGAGGCTTTTGGCATGGGTTCAGCTGGTATCATTTctgtttttacaagttttctcaCAGTTATTGCTGTTTGACCTGCAACAGAAAGCGACGCCAACCAGCCACCAACTGGAAATAGAAAATGATTTGTCTTTAAATACAGATCACTCGATGCAATAAAAATGTAGTTATCTAAATTTTATACTTAGCTGCCTTCTTAAATTAATATTGACATTTTTGCAATCCTATTCCCAAAATTTACAAAAAACCCCTTATTGTGAAGAAAGGAGCTGGGTTCACTTGACAATTTCTACTCATAAATTGGATAACTGTAATTGGAAAAAGAAATTAGAAAGGAAGGTGCAGAGGGGAAAATCAAATCGATTAGAGAGGAaaacatttaaagaaaataaaactctTCTCAAACAATGTTCTGAATAATACAACATCACAGTGAAACAGAGTGTTCAATATGATCAGAGAATAAAGAACCATGTTTCTGGTACCATATGCAACTTTCGAGGTGCCCCTTTCCCGttttaacctatacaaacgacaaagccacgaaaaatacTTGAATGATGATTGCACCAGTttaaagcgaccccgctctgataccaattgatggatcgaaagcgctagagggggggtgaatagtgatcgtggctattttaacgatttaaaacatagaatagaaacgcagcggaaagtaaacacaaacacacagagacgcaggtgttttacttcgttcggagcctatgacgactcctactcgaagacccgcggtccttgaccgctttcggtgggcaacaactatatatcggaaagatcacaatttgaattacaattaatgcaataagtaaactaataccgacaacaaaagatcgaagagtctgagcttcgggttgtcgacgtcgagtagtagcacttcaaggtcgtctcgttggcagcacttcacagaagaaagcttagaatgtgtTGTACTTTGgttgcaccctcgaccctctttttatatgacattccgggcgcctggatcccttccgggcgcctggagtgtgacgtggccaaccaaccaggatgctccacgtggcgaagtcgcggcagggataaagtttggtcccgggcgcccggatccatctcgggcgcccggaccacctttttccagcaggttcctcacctgcaaaaccaggttagtccgagcaaaatcccctgcaagacagtgttagaatctgataaaacacagtaaggattaactgacagtcttcggactgtccgagtctgacttcgtatt
The DNA window shown above is from Zingiber officinale cultivar Zhangliang unplaced genomic scaffold, Zo_v1.1 ctg145, whole genome shotgun sequence and carries:
- the LOC122036363 gene encoding plastidal glycolate/glycerate translocator 1, chloroplastic-like; translation: MIPAEPMPKASPFSNVELWTWASIFLSTFVLAYVNPTALGTSARTCLPFLLAATVLGYMVGSGLPFNVKKVFHPIICCALSADLAAVTYGYFSKSSLDAVLADYLTKMSSNPGAGDILMGFLGSVIISFAFSMFKQRKLVKRHAAEIFSSVIFATIFSLYSTAIIGRLVGLEPNLTISILPRCITVALALSIVSFFEGANPSLTAAAVVLTGVVGANFVQTVMDKLRLDDPIARGIATASSAHGLGTAALSAKEPEALPFCAIAYALTGICGSLICSVPIVRQSLLFIVG